From a single Nitrospirota bacterium genomic region:
- a CDS encoding acyltransferase family protein, translated as MHPPIDTAASPQATTVAQRSGSFDVIRVCACLAVVLLHLCATIVMQPDQLGTVSWHLANLFDSATRWSVPVFVMLSGALLLDANKQTSPRDFWAKRMNRLLPALLFWSAIYLAWRTFFWHQPLTLNTIALDLIAGRPYIHLYFLFLIAGLYLVTPFLAMAATSLSSKHLGQAILVMAALALGANLADFLATSIFTMFVPYIAYYFAGLYCVLVLVNRPGPYGLLLAGAIATTTLLTAFLVSVKGLDDHWSFYFYEDFSPTIMMMAVTVFMVLLRATFSPAIQSIAQRLAPWTLGVYVAHPIIVELLRNLYHTTMPAMFRPLYYIPITFAATIVITFTAVALMQRIPLLRRVV; from the coding sequence TTGCACCCTCCAATCGATACCGCAGCGTCACCTCAGGCAACAACCGTGGCTCAGCGATCCGGCTCATTTGACGTAATACGAGTCTGTGCCTGCCTCGCTGTTGTCCTGCTACACCTCTGCGCCACCATCGTGATGCAACCGGATCAGCTGGGCACAGTCAGCTGGCATCTGGCCAACCTCTTCGATTCTGCCACGCGGTGGTCAGTGCCGGTCTTTGTGATGTTGAGCGGCGCCTTATTACTCGATGCGAACAAACAGACCAGTCCCCGTGATTTCTGGGCCAAACGCATGAACCGGCTGTTGCCGGCACTGCTGTTCTGGTCAGCCATCTATCTGGCCTGGCGTACGTTTTTCTGGCACCAGCCGCTCACCCTCAATACGATTGCCCTAGACCTGATTGCAGGACGGCCCTACATTCATCTCTACTTTCTCTTCCTGATCGCGGGGCTCTATCTCGTGACACCTTTTCTGGCAATGGCAGCAACCAGTCTCAGTTCGAAACACCTCGGTCAGGCGATCCTGGTCATGGCGGCCCTGGCGTTGGGAGCCAACTTGGCCGATTTTCTCGCCACCAGCATTTTCACGATGTTCGTCCCCTACATCGCCTATTACTTCGCGGGACTCTATTGTGTCCTGGTGCTCGTAAACCGCCCAGGCCCCTATGGCCTCCTCTTGGCCGGTGCCATTGCTACGACCACCCTGCTCACAGCCTTTTTAGTATCAGTGAAAGGTCTTGATGACCACTGGTCCTTCTACTTCTATGAAGACTTTAGCCCCACCATCATGATGATGGCGGTCACAGTCTTCATGGTCCTCCTCCGTGCGACATTCTCCCCTGCTATTCAGTCGATAGCGCAGCGCCTGGCGCCCTGGACGTTGGGAGTCTACGTGGCCCATCCGATCATCGTGGAGCTATTACGAAACCTCTACCACACCACAATGCCAGCCATGTTCCGCCCCCTCTACTACATCCCCATCACCTTCGCCGCCACCATTGTCATCACCTTTACGGCTGTCGCGCTGATGCAGAGAATCCCACTCCTGCGACGGGTCGTCTAG
- a CDS encoding peptidylprolyl isomerase produces the protein MTMQFQKIDPRVTITTPFGEIKVRFYPDDAPRHVENFIKLVKMGFYNGTTFHRVVPGFIIQGGDPLSKNPDRSLHGSGSPGYWLNPETSDRPHKRGAIAMAKVPRESNSTRDFNDSGSQFYISVADNSGLDRTYTVFGEVFRGMEVVDKIVAAVRDDCDNPLEPIPMTMTVKE, from the coding sequence ATGACCATGCAATTTCAGAAAATCGATCCGCGCGTCACCATTACGACGCCCTTCGGCGAGATCAAAGTTCGCTTCTACCCGGATGATGCGCCGCGTCACGTCGAGAACTTTATCAAACTCGTGAAAATGGGGTTCTACAATGGAACCACCTTCCATCGCGTGGTGCCTGGATTCATCATTCAGGGCGGCGATCCGCTGAGCAAGAATCCAGACCGTTCCCTGCACGGGTCGGGCAGTCCCGGGTACTGGCTCAACCCGGAAACCAGCGATCGGCCTCATAAACGGGGTGCCATCGCCATGGCCAAGGTGCCACGGGAGAGTAATAGCACCAGAGATTTTAACGACAGTGGATCGCAGTTCTACATCAGTGTTGCAGACAACAGCGGACTAGACCGCACCTATACGGTCTTCGGCGAAGTCTTTCGGGGCATGGAGGTGGTAGACAAGATCGTCGCCGCGGTCCGGGACGACTGCGACAATCCCCTCGAACCGATCCCCATGACCATGACCGTGAAGGAGTAA
- a CDS encoding MFS transporter: protein MTTPPSQPTRIRWLILALLFSISVVTYIDRVNISVTARQMMPAYGITDQQMGWIFSAFVIGYALFQIPGGWLADRWGARVVLTIALLWWSICTALTAMVAASSLASLVGIVGALMLVRFCLGMGEAVALPAFNRAVTNWFPAEARGLGIGIAIGGIGLGSAITPPLAAWVMVNWGWPTVFYIASLLGIGMGLLWWLLSRNHPHEHPWVHAGKEALIERTPATAVPWRTFRQTPTIWWLVISYSCLGYVAYVYLSWFYLYLVSVRGFDVLRGGFYASAPFVAMLVFCPLGGWVTDRLAVRYGLTTGRVVTGITGMVLAGSAIALGAFVESPTLAITSLSFGAGWLYFSVGAYWASTTDLSKAHAGTLSGLMNTGANIGGAISPTLTPWLAHHWGWPVSLGFAAAVAILGGLLWFKIDPGKGLVARG from the coding sequence GTGACAACGCCACCATCCCAACCGACCAGAATCCGCTGGCTGATTCTCGCCCTCCTGTTCTCGATCAGCGTCGTGACCTATATCGATCGCGTCAATATTTCCGTCACCGCGCGGCAGATGATGCCGGCCTATGGAATCACCGATCAACAGATGGGCTGGATCTTCTCGGCCTTCGTCATCGGCTACGCCCTCTTCCAGATTCCCGGTGGATGGCTGGCCGATCGCTGGGGTGCCAGAGTCGTGCTCACCATCGCACTTCTCTGGTGGTCGATCTGCACGGCGTTGACCGCCATGGTCGCTGCCTCCTCCCTCGCGAGCCTCGTCGGGATTGTCGGCGCGTTGATGCTCGTGCGGTTCTGCCTGGGAATGGGAGAAGCCGTCGCCTTGCCCGCTTTTAACCGCGCCGTCACCAATTGGTTCCCGGCTGAGGCGCGGGGCCTCGGCATCGGCATCGCCATCGGCGGCATCGGCTTGGGGTCCGCCATAACGCCACCCCTTGCCGCCTGGGTGATGGTGAACTGGGGCTGGCCAACCGTGTTCTACATCGCAAGTCTGCTCGGCATCGGAATGGGGCTCCTCTGGTGGCTTCTGTCGCGCAACCATCCCCACGAACATCCCTGGGTACATGCCGGTAAAGAGGCCCTGATCGAGCGAACGCCGGCCACCGCTGTGCCCTGGCGAACGTTCAGGCAGACTCCCACCATCTGGTGGCTCGTGATCAGCTACAGTTGCCTCGGCTATGTCGCCTACGTCTATCTGTCCTGGTTTTACCTGTATCTGGTGAGTGTTCGAGGATTCGATGTGCTCCGCGGCGGCTTCTATGCCTCGGCTCCGTTTGTGGCCATGCTGGTATTTTGCCCCCTAGGCGGATGGGTCACAGATCGACTCGCGGTCCGTTACGGACTCACCACCGGACGGGTCGTCACCGGCATAACCGGCATGGTCCTGGCCGGGTCAGCCATTGCCCTGGGGGCTTTCGTCGAATCTCCCACCCTGGCGATCACCAGCCTGTCGTTCGGCGCGGGCTGGCTCTACTTTTCCGTCGGCGCCTACTGGGCCTCAACGACCGATCTGTCAAAAGCCCATGCCGGCACGTTGTCAGGACTCATGAACACCGGCGCCAATATCGGCGGCGCAATCTCCCCAACCCTGACGCCCTGGTTGGCTCACCATTGGGGTTGGCCGGTCTCGTTAGGGTTTGCCGCAGCCGTCGCCATCCTGGGCGGGCTCTTATGGTTCAAGATTGACCCAGGTAAGGGGCTAGTGGCGAGGGGCTAG
- a CDS encoding transcriptional regulator, with protein MLAKYIHDVNADYRRIRQQIPLGPLHTKAEYDRAVAVLDDILDEIGQQDTHTLADLAETLALSIEAYEDTHVATPDASGPEILRSLMEDHQLAQSDLPEIGSQGVLSEILSGKRDLNVRQIAHLAARFGVSPSVFMPLATGTTKSPTTKKRKVRVP; from the coding sequence ATGCTCGCCAAATACATCCATGACGTGAACGCCGACTACCGCCGCATTCGGCAACAGATCCCCCTCGGTCCGTTGCATACCAAGGCGGAATACGACCGAGCCGTGGCCGTCCTTGATGACATTCTCGACGAAATCGGCCAACAGGACACCCATACCCTCGCCGACTTGGCTGAGACCTTAGCCCTCTCTATTGAGGCATACGAGGACACCCATGTCGCCACACCCGACGCCTCCGGGCCTGAAATTCTGCGAAGCCTAATGGAGGATCATCAACTCGCGCAATCGGACCTTCCCGAGATCGGCAGCCAAGGCGTGCTGTCGGAAATCTTGTCGGGCAAACGCGACCTGAACGTCCGCCAAATCGCCCACCTCGCCGCAAGGTTCGGCGTCTCACCCTCGGTATTCATGCCACTCGCCACCGGCACAACCAAATCCCCCACGACCAAGAAGCGGAAAGTGCGAGTACCCTAG
- a CDS encoding type II toxin-antitoxin system HigB family toxin — protein MHIITRKRLVEFARTHPAARAPLNAWFAIVRKTDYASFAGLRKTFPSADQVGGLTVFDIGGNKFRLIAAIHYNRQKVYIRHVLTHAEYDRDAWRT, from the coding sequence GTGCATATCATCACGCGAAAGCGACTGGTGGAATTCGCGCGAACACATCCTGCTGCACGAGCTCCGTTAAATGCCTGGTTCGCCATTGTTCGGAAGACCGACTATGCCTCTTTCGCCGGTCTACGGAAGACATTCCCCTCCGCCGATCAAGTGGGCGGGTTGACCGTCTTTGACATCGGGGGCAACAAGTTCCGACTGATAGCGGCCATTCATTACAACCGGCAAAAAGTCTATATCCGGCACGTGCTCACACATGCCGAGTACGACCGAGACGCCTGGAGGACCTGA
- a CDS encoding glycosyltransferase family 2 protein, translated as MTATQVRFEVSLTRTTIVATAIAVTLFFWSIASVLSEELEQGNLFHVVEAMVFLLLVGFLISGNFGYQLARLAYLKRWLGHVPATRDELMQSFASPTPLLTILVPSYKEETNVIRQTLLSAALQEYPHKRVVLLLDNPPNPRTAEDREALLAARSMPAELHALLDDQARYFESLLVQFMLRQQTGVRERAQEYVALAQAYEHAAHWFQEQADRLPDSTHSDAWFAEHILRGPARRYEERAAHWHRQAQAISEEQTPQERLLLAEYRSLAAVFQADIAVFERKRYQNLSHELNKAMNLNSYLGVMGRRLHEVPHATGLMLEETTDLQGSYEIPDSPYVITLDADSLILSDYAIRLIQIMEQPGNERLAVAQTPYSAIPNAPGLLERTAGATTDIQYLLHQGFTYFGATFWVGANALLRKAALEDICVAETTAHGVIRRYIQDRTVIEDTESTVDLMARGWRLFNYPERLAYSATPGDFGSLIIQRGRWANGGLLILPKLLRYLRNVPKTPTLVPQSFYQLHYLTSMALSPICVLLLLAVPFSSKLMTVWLSMTAIPYFLLYARDLSILRYRGLIDFIRVYALNLLLLPVHLGGAMKSVQQLVTGEKIPFRRTPKVLGRTGAPALYVALEYGLLLLCCVTGLFYASQGRWISAAFALVNGALYGYAISSFIGFAESLEDLQPVWKSLRPQHLVPALDAIGQRIVGSTSYIWRIPAMLRNLREQSSLYFAISSCCALLEVFAPAALLGAVDGAPSPIQLENRKPGTTDWVLTRPALHREIEGYASLTSVNRGEKLNLFVNTAANFYTVKIYRMGWYQGTGAREIAGPIRRKGQVQSQPTTDPRTGLIECRWDNPVTLAVPLNPSDATDWASGVYLAKLTAEPTGDQSYIVFVVRDDARPSTYLIQSSVTTFQAYNNWGGKSLYAFNSAGGQAAKVSFNRPYAISPLPIASGGVGAGDFLTSNSFPIGYQSSAAGWEYNMVRWLEREGYDVTYATNVDVHANQALLASHQAFLSVGHDEYWSWEMRHHVEQARDRGTHVGFFSANTCYWQIRLEPSRLTGESNRTIVAHKENAPWHDPLQLDQDPTNDYLITTKWRNPPVNRPEAALIGSMFIETDAPVDGDFVIEDASHWILNGTGLQQGDRLPGLLGYEVDGGRDSTPPSTQVIARARVASPEGTVTVYNAANGAIIFSTGSIQWSWGLDDYAVPALRTSRLSPAAQQITRNVLARFSGKDVAADSVNQTSQPAPLR; from the coding sequence ATGACCGCTACACAAGTTCGCTTTGAAGTCAGTCTGACCCGAACCACGATCGTGGCGACAGCCATCGCCGTCACATTGTTTTTCTGGTCCATTGCCTCGGTGCTCAGCGAAGAACTCGAACAAGGGAATCTCTTCCATGTCGTCGAAGCCATGGTCTTCCTCTTGTTGGTGGGATTTCTGATCTCCGGGAACTTCGGCTATCAATTGGCCCGGCTGGCCTATCTAAAGCGCTGGCTCGGCCATGTCCCGGCCACCAGAGACGAATTGATGCAGTCGTTCGCCTCGCCAACACCGCTCCTGACGATTCTGGTGCCTTCGTACAAAGAAGAAACGAACGTCATCCGTCAAACGCTGCTATCGGCGGCCTTGCAGGAATATCCGCACAAGCGGGTCGTGCTGTTGTTGGACAATCCGCCGAATCCACGCACGGCAGAAGATCGCGAAGCCCTGCTGGCTGCCCGGTCCATGCCGGCTGAACTCCATGCCCTGCTCGACGACCAGGCTCGTTACTTTGAGAGCCTGCTGGTGCAATTCATGTTGCGCCAGCAGACAGGGGTACGCGAACGTGCACAAGAATATGTCGCGTTAGCCCAGGCCTATGAGCATGCAGCGCACTGGTTTCAAGAGCAGGCCGACCGGTTGCCCGACAGCACGCACTCCGATGCCTGGTTTGCAGAGCACATTCTCCGCGGGCCGGCACGTCGATATGAAGAGCGGGCTGCGCATTGGCATCGTCAGGCCCAGGCTATTTCCGAAGAGCAGACGCCACAGGAGCGCCTCCTGCTCGCCGAGTACCGTTCTCTGGCCGCCGTATTCCAGGCAGACATCGCGGTCTTCGAACGAAAACGCTACCAGAACCTCTCGCATGAACTGAACAAGGCGATGAATCTGAACAGTTATCTCGGCGTGATGGGCCGGCGTCTGCATGAAGTGCCGCACGCGACCGGACTTATGCTAGAGGAAACGACGGACCTCCAAGGGTCCTATGAGATCCCGGACTCGCCCTATGTCATTACCTTAGATGCAGACAGTCTCATTCTGTCGGACTATGCCATCCGCCTCATTCAGATCATGGAGCAGCCAGGCAATGAACGACTCGCCGTGGCGCAGACTCCCTACAGCGCCATTCCGAACGCACCGGGCCTGCTCGAACGAACCGCCGGAGCGACCACCGACATTCAATATCTCCTGCATCAAGGCTTCACCTACTTCGGCGCCACATTTTGGGTTGGCGCGAACGCACTCCTCCGGAAGGCCGCCTTGGAAGACATTTGCGTGGCAGAGACGACCGCACATGGAGTGATTCGTCGCTATATCCAGGATCGCACGGTGATTGAAGACACGGAATCGACGGTCGATTTGATGGCGCGAGGATGGCGGCTCTTTAACTACCCGGAACGGCTGGCCTACAGCGCCACGCCCGGCGATTTCGGCTCCCTCATTATCCAGCGAGGCCGCTGGGCCAACGGAGGGCTCCTCATTCTGCCCAAGCTGCTCCGGTATCTCAGAAACGTGCCGAAAACCCCGACACTCGTCCCGCAGAGTTTCTACCAGCTACATTACCTCACCTCGATGGCGCTGTCTCCCATCTGCGTGCTGCTGTTGTTGGCGGTCCCCTTCTCCTCCAAGCTTATGACCGTCTGGCTGTCGATGACCGCCATCCCCTACTTCCTCCTCTATGCTCGCGATCTCTCGATCCTGCGCTATCGAGGCCTCATCGACTTCATACGAGTCTATGCCCTCAACCTCCTCTTGCTGCCCGTGCACCTTGGCGGTGCCATGAAATCGGTCCAGCAACTCGTCACTGGCGAAAAAATTCCCTTCCGCCGCACACCAAAAGTACTTGGGCGAACTGGTGCACCGGCGCTCTACGTGGCCCTTGAATACGGGCTCCTGCTGCTCTGCTGTGTCACGGGACTCTTCTATGCCTCGCAAGGCCGATGGATCTCCGCAGCCTTTGCCCTGGTGAATGGCGCGCTCTATGGCTATGCCATTTCATCATTCATCGGGTTCGCTGAGAGCCTGGAAGATCTGCAGCCTGTCTGGAAGAGCCTGCGGCCTCAACACCTGGTCCCAGCCCTGGACGCCATCGGACAACGGATTGTTGGCAGCACCTCCTATATCTGGCGAATCCCGGCCATGCTCCGAAATCTCCGTGAGCAAAGCTCCCTCTACTTCGCCATTTCGAGCTGCTGCGCACTGCTGGAAGTCTTCGCCCCAGCGGCTCTGTTAGGCGCAGTCGACGGGGCCCCATCCCCTATTCAACTAGAGAACCGGAAGCCTGGCACGACCGACTGGGTGCTGACGCGCCCGGCCCTGCACCGTGAAATTGAAGGGTATGCCTCGCTGACCAGCGTGAATCGCGGAGAGAAACTGAACCTCTTCGTGAATACGGCCGCAAACTTCTATACTGTGAAAATTTACCGGATGGGCTGGTACCAAGGAACCGGTGCGCGTGAGATCGCCGGGCCCATTCGCCGTAAGGGGCAGGTGCAATCACAACCCACGACAGATCCGCGCACCGGTCTGATCGAGTGCCGCTGGGACAATCCCGTCACACTGGCCGTCCCGCTCAATCCATCGGATGCCACAGACTGGGCCAGCGGGGTCTACCTGGCCAAACTGACGGCTGAACCGACGGGCGATCAAAGTTATATCGTATTCGTCGTCCGCGACGATGCGCGCCCCTCGACCTATCTCATCCAATCGAGCGTCACGACCTTTCAGGCCTACAATAATTGGGGCGGCAAATCGCTCTATGCCTTTAACAGTGCGGGGGGACAAGCCGCGAAGGTCTCCTTCAACCGTCCCTATGCCATCAGCCCTCTCCCGATTGCATCAGGTGGCGTTGGTGCAGGAGACTTCCTCACATCCAACTCATTCCCCATCGGCTACCAGTCCTCGGCTGCAGGCTGGGAATATAATATGGTGCGCTGGCTGGAGCGGGAAGGCTATGACGTGACCTATGCCACGAATGTCGATGTCCATGCCAACCAAGCTCTCCTGGCATCTCATCAGGCGTTCCTCTCTGTCGGACATGATGAATATTGGAGCTGGGAGATGCGCCACCACGTCGAGCAGGCTCGCGACCGGGGCACCCATGTGGGATTCTTCTCCGCCAATACCTGCTACTGGCAAATTCGCCTGGAGCCGAGCCGGCTCACTGGTGAATCGAACAGGACGATCGTCGCGCATAAAGAAAATGCCCCCTGGCATGATCCCTTGCAGCTCGATCAAGACCCCACGAACGACTACCTCATCACGACGAAATGGCGCAATCCTCCCGTGAATCGTCCGGAAGCTGCCTTGATCGGAAGCATGTTCATTGAAACCGACGCTCCAGTAGATGGAGACTTCGTGATTGAGGATGCCTCCCATTGGATCCTCAATGGAACGGGATTACAGCAAGGCGACCGCTTGCCGGGACTCTTGGGCTACGAAGTCGACGGAGGGCGCGATTCGACTCCACCAAGCACCCAGGTGATCGCCCGTGCGCGAGTGGCCTCACCAGAAGGCACGGTCACGGTCTACAACGCGGCGAATGGCGCGATCATCTTTTCGACCGGTTCCATACAGTGGAGTTGGGGCCTGGACGATTACGCTGTTCCGGCCCTCCGCACATCGCGGCTCAGTCCGGCTGCCCAACAGATAACCCGCAATGTTCTGGCTCGTTTCAGTGGAAAGGATGTTGCGGCAGACTCCGTCAACCAGACTAGCCAGCCGGCACCACTACGGTAG
- a CDS encoding AsmA-like C-terminal domain-containing protein has protein sequence MVRIRFIAALIVIVLIAGGLFLAYSPYLTGDDYVKDFFLQQLEQSIGRKIDVHRIKLVLFPRIRLELTQVAIHDRNSEDIVLSAKRLDLVLRLLPLLRKQVVGKRLLIEEPTLTLRRDRGGHWNLLDQVAQGGEADQDAVQTMSRIFRIREATLVNGKLIIIDDGRPDGTRTMALESVEASLVIRAERGQADLHVSAGHAGEKGLSAISLAGTISSAQRQLLAPGDPSASQVRLQFDGSVEAASLNLREVADFFGPRPVPEQVQGVVNVHSLVRAAPGVAGYDVLLSDLSANLEQLTLTGQASLSGLLTVQPTFALTFSASPIQLRQLLTQLPAQWVHPQLPAIMQDREIDGTVEIVSATVTGSSVSGPQLSLTGEFRVSQGQALIGDSRVPAKDLAAVVSVEPGRLKVSNLSGLYGAIHMSESKALISFLEAGPWLEMDIAGTMAAADLLQLLSKTVKSEQLSRVLAASRDVEGMASPTFRLVGPLNQAGGVTFAGGDIIVKHVGLTNPSLPERLTGLQGRFVLTDGGTQFDEVTGHVGDLAVRIHGGITGGSGSAFQDFLIRVNGDAGHMVKLLPSKAIPAGTIDGLVNGALVLTGPTLSPHVRGEVVLTESKVTLSDLVEKPIGAPATVEFEGTIPQASGVVLDRIELIVPPIRLPVKGKIQLGEHFSIDAALSTGTLSLSRVPEWIAKGGFEAGNIELSLDMKGKDLNWKTWRTTGWLALTNGLMSAKGAEGPIQDLYARVHFVKNGAEIKRLSFHLLDSDLALEGTIRNWASKPVITAKIESNQMDLDLLIPKGERSPIREFLEILAETSKVQVMASMARGHYKHLKFGSLSARITIQDGVLDVDRLSGRSTSGDVAGRIVVQLPRKEPADAEISVRATGLLVEDVLKFFGPKAGVMTGEARVTGTIRGHGKNPHGLYPTLNGKVDVLLENGRILKSQERAIWKIISILNLPAVLQGKVDLEKEGLSYNKITATILARNGLFETENLIIDSPIVKITAAGNFDLPTDQVDMVWAVSPFGSYSQFLKTIPLFGRLFAGERKGLATALFSVKGSIEDPEVTYLPMKSFASGVTGLAQLAFDVLKNTVMLPIDLMTPEEDNAAGKDTMPAPEPVPSAP, from the coding sequence GTGGTTCGAATTCGGTTTATTGCCGCACTCATCGTGATCGTGCTGATTGCCGGGGGACTCTTCCTCGCCTATTCGCCCTATCTGACGGGCGACGATTACGTCAAAGACTTTTTCCTTCAACAGCTCGAGCAGAGCATCGGACGCAAGATCGACGTCCATCGCATCAAGCTGGTCCTGTTTCCACGCATCAGATTGGAACTGACGCAGGTCGCGATTCATGATCGGAATTCCGAGGATATCGTCTTGTCGGCCAAGCGGTTGGATTTAGTCTTGCGGCTGCTTCCGTTACTGCGCAAGCAGGTGGTGGGAAAACGGCTGTTGATTGAAGAGCCGACCTTGACGCTCCGGCGCGATCGTGGCGGGCACTGGAACCTCCTGGATCAGGTCGCGCAAGGAGGCGAGGCCGATCAGGATGCGGTGCAGACGATGAGCCGAATCTTCCGCATTCGCGAGGCGACGTTGGTGAATGGGAAGCTGATCATCATCGACGACGGACGTCCGGATGGAACCCGCACCATGGCCTTGGAGTCGGTCGAGGCTTCGCTGGTGATCAGAGCGGAGCGGGGACAGGCGGATTTACACGTCTCTGCCGGTCATGCGGGTGAGAAGGGCCTGTCTGCCATATCCCTGGCAGGGACGATTAGTTCCGCCCAGCGGCAGTTGTTGGCACCCGGCGATCCCTCGGCCTCACAGGTTCGACTCCAGTTCGATGGCAGTGTTGAAGCCGCGAGTCTCAACCTTCGAGAGGTTGCAGATTTCTTTGGGCCACGTCCGGTTCCTGAACAGGTGCAGGGCGTCGTGAATGTCCACAGCCTTGTTCGAGCCGCGCCTGGCGTGGCTGGTTATGATGTGCTGTTATCCGATCTGTCTGCGAACCTCGAACAACTGACGCTCACAGGCCAAGCGAGCCTCTCCGGTTTATTGACGGTTCAGCCCACGTTTGCCCTGACCTTTTCGGCATCCCCGATCCAGCTCCGCCAGCTACTCACGCAGCTGCCGGCGCAGTGGGTGCATCCGCAGTTGCCGGCAATCATGCAAGATCGGGAGATCGACGGGACGGTGGAGATTGTCTCCGCCACCGTCACGGGGTCGTCGGTATCCGGACCGCAGCTCTCGTTGACCGGAGAATTTCGCGTGAGCCAGGGGCAAGCGCTGATCGGAGATAGTCGTGTCCCTGCCAAAGATTTAGCTGCCGTCGTCTCGGTCGAACCAGGCCGGCTCAAAGTGTCGAATCTCAGCGGACTCTATGGCGCGATCCATATGAGTGAGAGCAAGGCGCTCATCTCGTTTTTAGAGGCGGGGCCCTGGCTGGAGATGGACATTGCCGGAACGATGGCCGCGGCGGACCTGTTGCAGCTTCTTTCCAAGACCGTCAAGTCGGAGCAACTGTCGCGTGTATTAGCGGCGTCGCGTGACGTCGAAGGCATGGCCAGTCCCACGTTTCGCTTGGTCGGTCCACTCAATCAGGCCGGCGGCGTGACCTTTGCCGGGGGCGATATTATCGTCAAACATGTCGGTCTGACGAATCCCTCGTTGCCCGAGCGGTTGACCGGATTGCAGGGCCGGTTTGTGCTGACGGATGGGGGGACTCAGTTCGATGAGGTGACGGGGCATGTGGGCGATCTGGCCGTGCGGATCCATGGCGGCATCACAGGAGGCAGTGGCAGCGCCTTTCAGGATTTCTTGATCCGAGTCAACGGCGATGCGGGCCATATGGTCAAGTTGCTTCCTTCGAAAGCCATTCCAGCCGGAACGATCGATGGGCTGGTCAACGGCGCGCTCGTATTGACCGGTCCAACGCTGTCGCCACATGTCCGGGGTGAGGTCGTCTTGACCGAGTCGAAAGTGACGTTGTCCGATCTGGTTGAAAAACCGATCGGCGCTCCGGCGACGGTGGAGTTCGAGGGGACGATTCCGCAGGCTTCCGGGGTCGTACTCGACAGGATTGAGCTGATCGTGCCGCCGATTCGATTGCCGGTGAAGGGCAAGATTCAATTGGGCGAACATTTTTCGATCGATGCCGCGCTTTCGACCGGCACCCTGTCGCTGTCTCGTGTGCCGGAATGGATTGCGAAGGGTGGATTTGAGGCAGGGAATATCGAGTTGTCGCTCGATATGAAGGGAAAGGATCTCAATTGGAAAACATGGCGGACCACCGGGTGGCTGGCCTTAACCAATGGGTTGATGAGTGCCAAGGGGGCTGAGGGGCCCATCCAGGATTTGTACGCGCGAGTCCATTTCGTGAAGAACGGCGCGGAGATTAAACGGCTGTCGTTCCATCTGCTCGACAGCGATCTTGCGCTGGAAGGGACGATCAGGAATTGGGCGTCGAAACCGGTGATTACGGCGAAGATCGAGTCCAATCAAATGGATCTGGATCTGCTCATTCCAAAAGGCGAGAGGTCACCCATTCGAGAATTTCTGGAAATCCTGGCAGAGACCAGCAAGGTCCAGGTGATGGCGTCGATGGCGCGCGGGCATTACAAACATCTCAAGTTTGGCAGCCTCTCCGCCCGTATCACCATTCAGGACGGTGTGCTGGATGTGGACCGTTTGTCCGGCCGATCGACCAGTGGGGACGTGGCTGGACGTATCGTGGTGCAATTGCCTCGGAAGGAGCCGGCTGATGCCGAGATCTCGGTTCGGGCGACGGGGTTGCTGGTGGAAGATGTGCTGAAATTTTTCGGCCCCAAGGCGGGCGTGATGACAGGGGAAGCTCGGGTGACGGGGACGATCCGCGGACATGGAAAGAATCCGCACGGGCTCTATCCCACATTGAACGGCAAGGTCGATGTGTTACTTGAGAACGGCCGCATCCTCAAATCGCAGGAACGGGCCATTTGGAAGATCATCAGCATTCTGAATCTGCCTGCCGTGCTGCAGGGGAAAGTCGATTTGGAGAAAGAGGGCCTGTCCTACAACAAGATCACGGCGACGATTCTTGCGCGGAACGGACTGTTCGAGACCGAAAATCTGATCATCGACAGTCCGATCGTGAAGATTACCGCAGCCGGAAATTTTGATTTACCGACCGACCAAGTCGATATGGTGTGGGCGGTCAGCCCGTTCGGGTCGTACTCGCAATTCTTGAAAACGATTCCACTCTTCGGGCGGCTCTTTGCCGGAGAGCGCAAAGGGTTGGCCACGGCGCTGTTCTCTGTCAAAGGATCGATCGAAGACCCGGAGGTGACTTACCTGCCGATGAAGTCGTTTGCCAGTGGCGTGACGGGTTTGGCGCAGCTGGCGTTTGATGTGCTGAAGAATACCGTGATGTTGCCGATCGATCTCATGACACCCGAAGAGGATAACGCCGCGGGCAAGGACACCATGCCCGCGCCTGAGCCGGTTCCATCCGCGCCTTGA